A window of the Streptomyces sp. JB150 genome harbors these coding sequences:
- the sepH gene encoding septation protein SepH — MPELRVVAVSNDGTRLVLKAADSTEYTLPIDERLRAAVRGDRPRLGQIEIEVESHLRPRDIQARIRAGATAEEVAQMAGIPVDRVRRFEGPVLAERAFMAERARKTPVRRPGENSGPLLGEAVQERLLLRGAEKDTVQWDSWRRDDGTWEVLLVYRVAGEPHSASWTYDPPRRLVQAVDDEARSLIGESDDLGAPEPSLPFVPRIARLPRDRTLAGSLDRDRERPSLPAPAPEPVEESAGERDSLTSLLEAVPSFRGDLVVPERATDPSDEPDDEPAVEEPPAPAASAGSAYADVLMPRSVGSHRDRLIGATDRQAEADGVRPGRRAAVPSWDEIVFGTRRKKQE; from the coding sequence ATGCCCGAACTGCGTGTCGTGGCCGTCTCCAATGACGGCACACGGCTGGTGCTGAAGGCTGCGGACAGCACGGAGTACACGCTTCCGATCGACGAACGGCTCCGCGCCGCCGTGCGCGGCGACCGTCCCCGCCTCGGCCAGATCGAGATCGAGGTGGAGAGCCATCTCCGCCCCCGTGACATCCAGGCGCGTATACGCGCGGGTGCGACGGCGGAAGAGGTCGCCCAGATGGCCGGCATCCCGGTCGACCGCGTGCGCCGCTTCGAGGGTCCCGTGCTGGCCGAGCGCGCCTTCATGGCCGAGCGGGCCCGCAAGACCCCGGTCCGCCGCCCCGGCGAGAACTCCGGCCCGCTCCTCGGCGAGGCCGTCCAGGAGCGGCTGCTGCTGCGCGGTGCCGAGAAGGACACCGTCCAGTGGGACTCCTGGCGCCGCGACGACGGCACCTGGGAGGTGCTGCTGGTCTACCGCGTCGCGGGCGAGCCGCACTCGGCGAGCTGGACGTACGACCCGCCCCGGCGACTCGTCCAGGCCGTCGACGACGAGGCGCGCTCGCTGATCGGGGAGTCCGACGACCTCGGCGCGCCCGAACCCAGCCTGCCGTTCGTGCCGCGGATCGCCCGGCTGCCGCGCGACCGCACCCTGGCCGGGTCCCTCGACCGGGACCGGGAGCGGCCGAGCCTGCCCGCCCCCGCGCCCGAACCGGTGGAGGAGAGCGCCGGCGAGCGGGACTCGCTGACCAGCCTGCTGGAGGCCGTGCCGAGCTTCAGAGGTGACCTGGTGGTGCCCGAGCGGGCCACCGATCCCTCCGACGAACCCGACGACGAGCCCGCGGTGGAGGAGCCGCCGGCGCCCGCCGCCTCGGCCGGTTCCGCCTACGCCGACGTCCTCATGCCCCGGTCGGTGGGCAGCCACCGCGACCGCCTCATCGGCGCCACCGACCGCCAGGCCGAGGCCGACGGCGTCCGCCCGGGCCGCCGGGCGGCCGTGCCCAGCTGGGACGAGATCGTCTTCGGCACGCGACGCAAGAAGCAGGAGTAG
- a CDS encoding HAMP domain-containing sensor histidine kinase, translating into MAATPAPPAAPPKPTWDPRKPEPPFPWLRPTIRIRLTLLYGGMFLIAGILLLSIIYLLAAQALNVGSDLPFQIVQGKVTSETCNLPDQASPSTFNEAMNACVNEQRRHALDNLLSRSLLALLGLAVIAFAFGYAMAGRVLSPLGRITRTARAVAGSDLSRRIELDGPDDELKELADTFDDMLERLQRAFTAQQRFVGNASHELRTPLAINRTLLEVHLSDPDAPVELQQLGKTLLATNERSEQLVEGLLLLARSDNQIIERKPVDLAEVASQAIDQVHAEAEAKGVEIRGKREPAVVQGNGVLLERIALNLVQNAVRYNVPDGGWVEVTTEIQHGQAVLVVSNTGPVVPAYEIDNLFEPFRRLRTERTGSDKGVGLGLSIARSVARAHGGHIAAQPREGGGLVMRVTLPL; encoded by the coding sequence GTGGCCGCCACCCCCGCGCCCCCAGCGGCGCCGCCCAAGCCCACCTGGGACCCGCGCAAGCCCGAGCCGCCGTTCCCGTGGCTGCGCCCGACCATCCGGATACGGCTCACGCTGCTGTACGGCGGCATGTTCCTGATCGCCGGCATCCTGCTGCTGTCGATCATCTATCTGCTGGCGGCGCAGGCGCTGAACGTCGGCAGCGACCTGCCCTTCCAGATCGTGCAGGGCAAGGTCACGAGCGAAACGTGCAACCTGCCGGACCAGGCCTCGCCGAGCACCTTCAACGAGGCCATGAACGCCTGCGTCAACGAGCAGCGCCGGCACGCCCTGGACAACCTCCTCAGCCGCTCCCTCCTCGCCCTCCTCGGCCTCGCCGTGATCGCCTTCGCGTTCGGCTACGCCATGGCCGGGCGGGTGCTCTCGCCGCTCGGCCGGATCACCCGCACCGCCCGCGCGGTGGCCGGCTCGGACCTGTCCCGCCGGATCGAGCTGGACGGCCCGGACGACGAGCTGAAGGAGCTGGCCGACACCTTCGACGACATGCTGGAGCGTCTGCAGCGGGCGTTCACCGCCCAGCAGCGCTTCGTCGGCAACGCCTCCCACGAGCTGCGCACCCCGCTGGCGATCAACCGCACCCTGCTGGAGGTGCACCTGTCGGACCCGGACGCGCCGGTGGAACTCCAGCAGCTCGGCAAGACCCTGCTCGCCACCAACGAGCGCAGCGAGCAGCTGGTGGAGGGCCTGCTGCTGCTCGCCCGCAGCGACAACCAGATCATCGAGCGCAAACCGGTGGACCTCGCCGAGGTCGCCTCGCAGGCCATCGACCAGGTGCACGCCGAGGCGGAGGCCAAGGGCGTGGAGATCCGCGGCAAGCGCGAGCCCGCGGTGGTCCAGGGCAACGGCGTCCTGCTGGAGCGGATCGCCCTGAACCTGGTGCAGAACGCGGTCCGGTACAACGTGCCGGACGGCGGCTGGGTCGAGGTCACCACCGAGATCCAGCACGGTCAGGCGGTGCTGGTGGTCTCCAACACCGGCCCGGTGGTGCCGGCGTACGAGATCGACAACCTCTTCGAGCCGTTCCGTCGGCTGCGCACCGAGCGCACGGGCAGCGACAAGGGCGTCGGCCTTGGCTTGTCCATCGCGCGGTCCGTGGCCCGGGCGCACGGCGGGCACATCGCGGCCCAGCCGCGCGAGGGCGGAGGGCTCGTGATGCGGGTCACCCTGCCCCTCTGA
- a CDS encoding PaaI family thioesterase — translation MSGTSAALQPPLDAVKPVRHPDAPAPGELLGAHYGRCFGCGGEQPHGLRLQARAGEGVSITAEFTVRPEHQGAPGLAHGGILATALDETLGSLNWLLRTIAVTGRLETDFVRPVPVGTTLHLEAEVTAVAGRKIYCTATGRVGGPDGPVAVRADALFIEVKVEHFVNHGREEEIQAAMNDPDQIRRARAFEVNP, via the coding sequence GTGAGTGGTACATCCGCGGCTCTCCAGCCTCCTCTCGACGCCGTCAAGCCGGTGCGGCACCCCGACGCCCCCGCGCCCGGGGAGCTTCTCGGCGCGCACTACGGCCGGTGTTTCGGCTGCGGCGGTGAGCAGCCGCACGGACTGCGTCTTCAGGCGCGGGCCGGCGAAGGCGTGTCGATCACCGCCGAGTTCACGGTCCGCCCCGAGCACCAGGGCGCCCCCGGCCTCGCCCACGGCGGGATCCTGGCGACCGCGCTGGACGAGACGCTGGGCTCGCTGAACTGGCTGCTGCGCACCATCGCCGTCACCGGCCGGCTGGAGACCGACTTCGTACGGCCCGTGCCGGTCGGCACCACCCTCCACCTGGAGGCGGAGGTGACCGCGGTGGCCGGGCGCAAGATCTACTGCACCGCCACCGGACGCGTCGGCGGTCCCGACGGGCCGGTCGCCGTCCGCGCCGACGCCCTCTTCATCGAGGTCAAGGTCGAGCACTTCGTCAACCACGGCCGCGAGGAAGAGATCCAGGCCGCCATGAACGACCCGGACCAGATCCGCCGGGCCCGCGCCTTCGAGGTGAACCCGTGA
- a CDS encoding DUF3710 domain-containing protein, with the protein MFGRRKKKGAAEDAAGEAEQVVDSVDTEADEGTRERVRLEPGPRPDGPWDSSEVRDPAEGRVDLGGLFVPGVDGMELRVEVAGDAIVAATVVLRDSAIQLQAFAAPKREGIWGEVREEIAAGITQQGGIVDEVEGPLGWELRAQVPVQLPDGTGGYQVVRFVGVDGPRWFLRGVISGQGAVQPQAAGLLEQIFRDTVVVRGEGPMAPRDPIVLKLPNDAQMVPEGVQQDEQAGSRFSGGMGQLQRGPEITEVR; encoded by the coding sequence GTGTTCGGACGTCGCAAGAAGAAGGGTGCCGCCGAGGACGCGGCCGGCGAGGCCGAGCAGGTCGTCGACAGCGTCGACACTGAGGCGGACGAGGGCACGCGGGAGCGGGTGCGGCTGGAGCCGGGACCCCGGCCCGACGGCCCCTGGGACAGCAGTGAGGTCCGCGATCCGGCCGAGGGCCGGGTGGACCTGGGCGGACTGTTCGTGCCGGGCGTCGACGGCATGGAGCTGCGGGTCGAGGTCGCGGGCGACGCGATCGTCGCGGCGACCGTCGTCCTGCGGGACAGCGCCATCCAGCTGCAGGCCTTCGCGGCCCCCAAGCGTGAGGGCATCTGGGGCGAGGTCCGCGAGGAGATCGCGGCCGGCATCACCCAGCAGGGCGGCATCGTCGACGAGGTCGAGGGTCCGCTGGGCTGGGAGCTGCGCGCCCAGGTGCCGGTGCAGCTGCCGGACGGCACCGGCGGCTACCAGGTGGTGCGGTTCGTCGGCGTGGACGGCCCCCGCTGGTTCCTGCGCGGCGTGATCTCCGGGCAGGGCGCGGTGCAGCCGCAGGCCGCCGGGCTGCTGGAGCAGATCTTCCGGGACACGGTCGTGGTGCGCGGCGAGGGCCCGATGGCGCCCCGCGACCCGATCGTCCTCAAGCTGCCCAACGACGCGCAGATGGTCCCCGAGGGCGTCCAGCAGGACGAACAGGCCGGCTCCCGCTTCTCCGGCGGCATGGGCCAGCTTCAGCGCGGCCCGGAAATCACCGAGGTCCGCTGA
- a CDS encoding response regulator transcription factor produces MRVLVVEDEQLLADAVATGLRREAMAVDVVYDGAAALERIGVNDYDVVVLDRDLPLVHGDDVCRKIVELGMPTRVLMLTASGDVSDRVEGLELGADDYLPKPFAFSELIARVRALGRRTSVPLPPVLERAGIKLDPNRREVFRDGREVQLAPKEFAVLEVLMRSEGAVVSAEQLLEKAWDENTDPFTNVVRVTVMTLRRKLGEPPVIVTVPGSGYRI; encoded by the coding sequence GTGCGCGTACTCGTCGTCGAGGACGAGCAGCTGCTCGCCGATGCCGTGGCCACCGGACTGCGCCGGGAGGCCATGGCCGTCGACGTCGTGTACGACGGTGCGGCCGCCCTGGAACGCATCGGCGTCAACGACTACGACGTGGTCGTCCTCGACCGCGACCTCCCGCTCGTGCACGGCGACGACGTCTGCCGCAAGATCGTCGAACTCGGCATGCCCACGCGCGTGCTGATGCTCACGGCCTCCGGCGACGTCAGCGACCGTGTCGAGGGCCTGGAGCTCGGCGCCGACGACTATCTGCCCAAGCCTTTCGCGTTCAGCGAACTGATCGCCCGCGTGCGCGCCCTCGGCCGGCGCACCAGCGTGCCGCTGCCGCCGGTCCTGGAGCGCGCCGGGATCAAGCTCGACCCCAACCGCCGCGAGGTCTTCCGCGACGGTCGCGAGGTGCAGCTCGCGCCCAAGGAGTTCGCGGTCCTGGAGGTGCTGATGCGCAGCGAGGGCGCGGTCGTCTCCGCCGAGCAGCTGCTGGAGAAGGCCTGGGACGAGAACACCGACCCGTTCACCAACGTGGTTCGCGTGACCGTGATGACCCTGCGCCGCAAGCTGGGCGAGCCGCCCGTCATCGTCACCGTCCCCGGCTCGGGCTACCGGATCTGA
- a CDS encoding DUF3093 domain-containing protein, which produces MQLSATSYDERLTAPRSWWLISFLVGLSMALIVLPFGTLPMLGGLVGGTAVAAVAASSYGSLRIRVVNGLLVAGEAKIPVTALGEAHVLDPEEARAWRTYKADTRAFLLLRAYIPTALRVEVTDPEDPTPYLYLSTREPERLAAAIAAARTAAAS; this is translated from the coding sequence ATGCAGCTCTCCGCCACCTCGTACGACGAACGCCTCACCGCCCCCCGCTCGTGGTGGCTGATCAGCTTCCTCGTGGGGCTCTCGATGGCCCTGATCGTCCTGCCGTTCGGCACCCTGCCGATGCTGGGCGGCCTGGTCGGCGGCACGGCGGTCGCGGCGGTCGCGGCCAGCAGCTACGGCTCGCTGCGCATCCGCGTGGTGAACGGTCTGCTGGTCGCGGGGGAGGCGAAGATCCCGGTGACCGCGCTGGGCGAGGCGCACGTGCTGGACCCGGAGGAGGCCCGGGCCTGGCGCACGTACAAGGCCGACACCCGCGCCTTCCTGCTGCTGCGGGCCTACATCCCGACGGCGCTGCGGGTGGAGGTCACCGACCCCGAGGACCCGACGCCGTATCTGTACCTGTCCACGCGAGAGCCGGAGCGGCTGGCGGCGGCCATCGCCGCGGCCCGGACGGCCGCGGCCTCCTGA
- the dut gene encoding dUTP diphosphatase has translation MSRAPLNVLIRRVDPDVPLPAYARPGDAGADLRTTEPCELAPGERAVLPTGVSIALPEGYAAFVHPRSGLAARCGVALVNAPGTVDAGYRGEIKVIVVNLDPRESVRFERFDRIAQLVVQQVEKVRFQEVAELPASARAEGGFGSTGGHAAVDGGSGTSGQAALGGTTGGNRYASVVSDREGQ, from the coding sequence GTGAGCCGCGCACCGCTGAACGTCCTGATCCGCCGCGTCGACCCCGACGTACCGCTGCCGGCGTACGCGCGGCCGGGGGACGCCGGAGCGGATCTGCGCACCACCGAGCCGTGCGAGCTGGCGCCCGGCGAGCGGGCCGTACTGCCCACCGGGGTGTCCATCGCGCTCCCGGAGGGGTACGCGGCCTTCGTGCACCCCCGTTCCGGGCTGGCCGCGCGGTGCGGTGTCGCCCTCGTGAATGCCCCGGGGACGGTTGATGCCGGGTACCGTGGGGAGATCAAGGTGATCGTGGTGAATCTCGACCCGCGCGAGTCCGTGCGGTTCGAGCGCTTCGACCGGATTGCCCAACTGGTCGTCCAGCAGGTCGAGAAGGTCCGCTTCCAGGAGGTCGCGGAGCTTCCCGCATCCGCGCGGGCCGAGGGGGGCTTCGGTTCCACCGGCGGCCATGCCGCGGTGGACGGCGGAAGCGGCACAAGCGGTCAGGCCGCCCTGGGCGGCACGACGGGTGGGAATCGATACGCTTCGGTCGTATCCGACCGGGAAGGACAGTGA
- a CDS encoding D-arabinono-1,4-lactone oxidase, with product MSSTASGKNGTWRNWGGNVTARPAREVTPASVEELAAAVRAAAEDGLRVKAVGSGHSFTSIAATDGVLIRPPLLAGIRGIDRAAGTVTVEAGTPLKRLNVALAREGLSLANMGDIMEQTVSGATSTGTHGTGRESGSIAAQIRALELVTADGSVLTCSETENPEIFAAARIGLGALGVVTALTFAVEPVFLLHAREEPMPLARVLAEFEQLWAENEHFEFYWFPHTGNTNTKRNNRSAGPEQPVSRVKGWFEDEFLSNGVFQAANWVGRAAPATIPAIARISSRALSARSYTDIPYKVFTSPRRVRFVEMEYAVPREAVVDVLRELKAMVDRSRLRISFPVEVRTAPADDITLSTASGRDSAYVAVHMFRGTPYQRYFTAAERIFTAYEGRPHWGKLHTRDAEYLAGVYPRFAEFTALRDRLDPERRFQNDYLRRVLGE from the coding sequence TTGAGCAGCACAGCGAGCGGGAAGAACGGCACGTGGCGTAACTGGGGCGGCAACGTCACGGCACGCCCCGCGCGGGAGGTCACTCCGGCGTCCGTGGAGGAGCTGGCGGCGGCGGTGCGCGCGGCCGCCGAGGACGGCCTGCGGGTGAAGGCCGTCGGCTCCGGACACTCCTTCACGTCCATCGCCGCCACCGACGGCGTGCTGATACGGCCCCCGCTGCTGGCCGGGATCCGCGGGATCGACCGCGCGGCCGGCACCGTCACGGTCGAGGCCGGCACCCCGCTCAAGCGGCTCAACGTGGCCCTGGCCCGCGAGGGACTGTCGCTGGCCAACATGGGCGACATCATGGAGCAGACCGTCTCCGGGGCCACCAGCACCGGCACCCACGGCACCGGCCGCGAATCCGGTTCGATCGCCGCCCAGATCAGGGCCCTGGAGCTGGTCACGGCCGACGGCTCGGTGCTCACCTGCTCCGAGACGGAGAACCCGGAGATCTTCGCGGCGGCCCGGATCGGCCTGGGCGCCCTGGGTGTCGTCACCGCCCTCACCTTCGCCGTCGAGCCCGTTTTCCTGCTCCACGCGCGCGAGGAGCCGATGCCGCTGGCCCGGGTGCTCGCCGAGTTCGAGCAGCTGTGGGCCGAGAACGAACACTTCGAGTTCTACTGGTTCCCCCACACGGGCAACACGAACACCAAGCGCAACAACCGCAGCGCCGGCCCGGAGCAGCCGGTGAGCCGGGTCAAGGGCTGGTTCGAGGACGAGTTCCTGTCCAACGGCGTCTTCCAGGCGGCCAACTGGGTCGGCCGCGCGGCCCCGGCCACCATCCCCGCCATCGCCCGGATCTCCAGCAGGGCGCTGTCCGCGCGGAGCTACACCGACATCCCCTACAAGGTCTTCACCTCCCCGCGCCGGGTGCGCTTCGTGGAGATGGAGTACGCCGTCCCGCGCGAGGCCGTGGTGGACGTCCTGCGCGAGCTGAAGGCGATGGTCGACCGCTCCCGGCTGCGGATCAGCTTCCCGGTCGAGGTGCGCACCGCCCCGGCCGACGACATCACCCTGTCCACGGCGTCCGGCCGGGACAGCGCGTACGTCGCCGTCCACATGTTCCGCGGCACGCCCTACCAGCGGTACTTCACCGCCGCCGAGCGGATCTTCACCGCGTACGAGGGGCGGCCGCACTGGGGCAAGCTGCACACGCGCGACGCGGAGTACCTCGCCGGTGTCTATCCGCGGTTCGCCGAGTTCACGGCGCTCCGGGACCGGCTGGACCCGGAACGGCGGTTCCAGAACGACTACTTGCGCCGGGTGCTGGGCGAGTGA
- a CDS encoding ferrochelatase has protein sequence MPDALDPTPYDALLLLSFGGPEGPDDVVPFLENVTRGRGIPKERLKEVGQHYFLFGGVSPINDQNRALLDALRKDFADHGLHLPVYWGNRNWAPYLTDTLREMVRDGRRRILVLATSAYASYSGCRQYRENLADALATLQAEGLELPRIDKLRHYFNHPGFVEPMIDGVLRSLADLPEDVRDGAHIAYTTHSIPTSAADTSGPAEEHGDGGAYVRQHLDVARLIADAVRERTGVDHPWQLVYQSRSGAPHIPWLEPDICDHLEERHAAGVPAVVMAPIGFVSDHMEVLYDLDTEATAKAGELGLPVRRSATVGADPRFAAAIRDLVLERAAVERGQQVRPCALGALGPSHHLCPVGCCPARAPRPAAAGADSPYA, from the coding sequence ATGCCAGACGCGCTCGATCCCACCCCCTACGACGCCCTGCTCCTGCTCTCCTTCGGCGGCCCCGAAGGACCGGACGACGTGGTTCCGTTCCTGGAGAACGTGACGCGTGGGCGCGGCATCCCCAAGGAACGCCTGAAGGAAGTCGGTCAGCACTACTTCCTGTTCGGCGGGGTCAGCCCGATCAACGACCAGAACCGCGCCCTGCTGGACGCCCTCCGCAAGGACTTCGCCGACCACGGCCTGCACCTGCCGGTCTACTGGGGCAACCGCAACTGGGCGCCGTACCTCACGGACACCCTGCGCGAGATGGTCCGCGACGGCCGCCGCCGCATCCTCGTCCTCGCCACCAGCGCCTACGCCTCCTACTCGGGCTGCCGGCAGTACCGCGAGAACCTCGCCGACGCGCTCGCCACCCTCCAGGCCGAGGGCCTGGAACTGCCGCGGATCGACAAGCTGCGGCACTACTTCAACCACCCGGGCTTCGTGGAACCCATGATCGACGGCGTCCTGCGCTCCCTCGCCGACCTCCCCGAGGACGTCCGCGACGGCGCCCACATCGCCTACACCACCCACTCCATCCCGACGTCCGCGGCCGACACCTCCGGCCCGGCCGAGGAGCACGGCGACGGCGGGGCGTACGTCCGGCAGCACCTGGACGTCGCCCGGCTGATCGCCGACGCGGTCCGCGAGCGCACCGGCGTCGACCACCCCTGGCAGCTCGTCTACCAGTCCCGCTCCGGCGCCCCGCACATCCCGTGGCTGGAGCCCGACATCTGCGACCACCTGGAGGAGCGGCACGCCGCCGGCGTCCCGGCCGTCGTGATGGCCCCCATCGGGTTCGTCTCCGACCACATGGAGGTCCTGTACGACCTCGACACCGAGGCCACGGCCAAGGCCGGGGAGCTGGGCCTGCCGGTGCGCCGCTCCGCCACCGTCGGCGCGGACCCGCGGTTCGCCGCCGCGATCCGCGACCTGGTCCTGGAGCGAGCCGCCGTCGAGCGGGGACAGCAGGTGAGGCCCTGCGCCCTCGGGGCGCTCGGCCCCAGCCACCACCTGTGCCCGGTCGGCTGCTGCCCGGCCCGCGCCCCGCGCCCCGCCGCCGCGGGCGCCGACAGCCCCTACGCGTGA
- a CDS encoding MFS transporter: MPSPYRALFAAPGSKAFSAAGFLGRMPLSMMGIGVVTMISQLTGRYGLAGALSATIALAAAVVGPQVSRLVDQYGQRRVLRPATLLSLAAGTLLLFAAHYRWPDWVLFVACVGIGCVPSVGAMIRARWAAVYRGTPQLHTAYSFESVVDEICFIFGPIISIGLSTAWFPEAGPLLAGCFLAVGVFWLTAQRATEPEPHPRAEHGGGRSALRSPGLQVLVTTFVATGAIFGAVDVVTVAFADEQGHKGAASLVLALYAAGSCAAGAVFGLLRFKGAPEPRWLLGVCAMAVSMIPLLLVGNLPFLAVALFVAGLSIAPTMITTMSLIEEHVPRAQLTEGMTWVSTGLAVGVALGSSVAGWVIDAAGARAGYGVPAVSGAVAVAVGFLGYRRLKRPAPGRGGTVEQHSEREERHVA; this comes from the coding sequence GTGCCCAGCCCTTACCGCGCCCTGTTCGCCGCCCCCGGCTCCAAGGCGTTCTCCGCCGCCGGCTTCCTCGGCCGGATGCCGCTGTCCATGATGGGCATCGGCGTCGTCACGATGATCTCCCAGCTGACCGGGCGGTACGGCCTGGCGGGCGCGCTGTCGGCGACGATCGCGCTGGCCGCGGCGGTGGTGGGCCCGCAGGTGTCCCGGCTGGTGGACCAGTACGGACAGCGGCGGGTGCTGCGTCCGGCGACCCTGCTGTCGCTCGCCGCGGGCACCCTGCTGCTGTTCGCCGCGCACTACCGGTGGCCGGACTGGGTGCTGTTCGTCGCCTGCGTCGGCATCGGCTGCGTGCCGAGCGTCGGCGCGATGATCCGGGCCCGGTGGGCGGCCGTGTACCGGGGCACCCCGCAGCTGCACACCGCGTACTCGTTCGAGTCCGTGGTGGACGAGATCTGCTTCATCTTCGGCCCGATCATCTCGATCGGTCTGTCCACGGCCTGGTTCCCGGAGGCCGGCCCGCTGCTGGCCGGCTGCTTCCTCGCGGTGGGCGTGTTCTGGCTGACCGCGCAGCGCGCCACCGAGCCCGAGCCGCATCCGCGCGCGGAGCACGGCGGCGGCCGCAGCGCGCTGCGCTCCCCCGGACTGCAGGTCCTGGTCACCACCTTCGTGGCGACCGGCGCGATCTTCGGAGCCGTGGACGTGGTCACGGTGGCCTTCGCCGACGAGCAGGGGCACAAGGGCGCAGCCAGCCTCGTCCTCGCGCTGTACGCGGCGGGCTCCTGTGCGGCGGGCGCCGTGTTCGGGCTGCTGCGCTTCAAGGGGGCGCCCGAACCGCGCTGGCTGCTGGGCGTGTGTGCGATGGCCGTGAGTATGATCCCCCTCCTACTGGTCGGAAACCTGCCGTTTCTGGCCGTGGCGCTCTTCGTCGCGGGCCTGTCCATCGCTCCCACGATGATCACGACGATGTCCCTCATCGAAGAGCACGTACCACGCGCGCAGTTGACCGAGGGCATGACCTGGGTGAGCACCGGTCTCGCGGTGGGGGTCGCACTCGGCTCCTCGGTGGCCGGCTGGGTGATCGACGCGGCCGGCGCGCGCGCCGGGTACGGGGTCCCGGCCGTGTCCGGGGCCGTCGCGGTCGCGGTCGGTTTCCTCGGTTACCGCCGGCTCAAGCGGCCGGCTCCGGGTCGGGGAGGCACCGTTGAGCAGCACAGCGAGCGGGAAGAACGGCACGTGGCGTAA
- a CDS encoding DUF4193 domain-containing protein has product MATDYDTPRKTDDDVDSDSLEELKARRNDKSASSVDVDEFEAAEGLELPGADLSNEELAVRVLPKQQDEFTCMSCFLVHHRSQLAREKNGQPICRDCD; this is encoded by the coding sequence ATGGCAACCGATTACGACACTCCACGCAAGACCGACGACGACGTCGACTCGGACAGCCTCGAAGAACTGAAGGCCCGGCGGAACGACAAGTCCGCGTCGTCCGTCGACGTCGACGAGTTCGAGGCCGCAGAAGGCCTCGAGCTGCCCGGCGCCGACCTCTCGAACGAGGAGCTGGCCGTCCGTGTCCTGCCGAAGCAGCAGGACGAGTTCACCTGCATGAGCTGCTTCCTGGTACACCACCGCAGCCAGCTGGCCCGCGAGAAGAACGGCCAGCCGATCTGCCGCGACTGCGACTGA
- a CDS encoding inositol monophosphatase family protein, whose product MTDPLHTELLALAREAARRAGELLRDGRPADLGVAATKSSPIDVVTEMDIAAEKLITGFLAERRPDDGFLGEEGASTDGTSGIRWVIDPLDGTVNYLYGLPTWAVSIAAEQDGETVVGVVAAPMRGETYSAVRGGGARATGSWDGERELRCRPAPPLDQALVSTGFNYVADVRAHQADIAQRLIPRLRDIRRSGSAAVDLCDVAAGRLDGYYERGLHPWDLAAGDLIAREAGALTGGRPGQRPSRELTVAATPGVFEPLQRLLEDFGAWHD is encoded by the coding sequence GTGACCGACCCCCTGCACACGGAACTGCTCGCGCTCGCCCGGGAGGCCGCCCGCCGGGCCGGCGAGCTGCTGCGCGACGGCCGCCCGGCGGACCTCGGCGTGGCCGCCACCAAGTCGAGCCCCATCGACGTGGTGACCGAGATGGACATCGCCGCCGAGAAGCTGATCACCGGCTTCCTCGCCGAGCGCCGCCCCGACGACGGCTTCCTCGGTGAGGAAGGCGCCTCGACCGACGGCACCAGCGGCATCCGCTGGGTGATCGACCCGCTCGACGGCACCGTGAACTACCTCTACGGCCTGCCCACCTGGGCGGTCTCCATCGCGGCCGAGCAGGACGGCGAGACCGTCGTCGGCGTCGTCGCGGCGCCGATGCGCGGCGAGACCTACAGCGCGGTGCGCGGCGGCGGCGCCCGCGCCACCGGCTCCTGGGACGGCGAGCGGGAGCTGCGCTGCCGCCCGGCGCCCCCGCTGGACCAGGCGCTGGTCTCCACCGGCTTCAACTACGTCGCCGACGTCCGCGCCCACCAGGCCGACATCGCCCAGCGGCTGATCCCGCGGCTGCGCGACATCCGGCGCAGCGGCTCCGCCGCGGTCGACCTGTGCGACGTCGCCGCGGGCCGCCTCGACGGCTACTACGAGCGCGGGCTGCACCCCTGGGACCTCGCCGCCGGCGACCTGATCGCCCGCGAGGCGGGCGCGCTGACCGGCGGACGGCCCGGACAGCGCCCGTCGAGGGAACTCACGGTCGCCGCCACCCCCGGCGTCTTCGAACCCCTCCAGCGGCTGCTGGAGGACTTCGGCGCCTGGCACGACTGA